A single window of Nicotiana sylvestris chromosome 3, ASM39365v2, whole genome shotgun sequence DNA harbors:
- the LOC104216661 gene encoding thioredoxin-like 1-2, chloroplastic: MACSLKTGFSVTGSCDCFFNNTNKGFSVRSSVGALKITALTPKEFLGKSLAVSNQIGSNHWNAKAPKPISINAQASICISKAQRWWEKTLKPNMVEIHSAKELVDSLLNAGDKLVIIDFYSPGCGGCRTLHPKICQLADSNPDAIFLKVNYEELKAMCHTLRIHVLPFFRFYRGAEGKLCSFSCTNATIKKFKDALGKYGTDRCSLGPAKGLDESELLALASIGQLSRNQSLDYSIKDGLENFVLSGVDLSSNFDKNLGLKESNELLMA, from the exons ATGGCTTGTTCGTTGAAAACTGGATTTTCTGTTACTGGTTCCTGCGATTGCTTTTTCAACAACACAAACAAAGGCTTTTCTGTTCGCTCTTCGGTTGGGGCTCTAAAAATTACAGCTTTAACACCCAAAGAATTTCTGGGCAAATCTTTGGCTGTATCGAATCAGATTGGTTCGAACCATTGGAATGCTAAAGCTCCAAAACCCATCTCCATTAAT GCACAAGCATCAATATGTATAAGCAAAGCTCAAAGATGGTgggaaaaaaccctaaaacccaACATGGTAGAAATCCATTCAGCAAAAGAGCTTGTTGATTCATTGTTAAATGCTGGGGACAAATTGGTCATTATTGACTTTTATTCCCCTGGTTGTGGTGGTTGCAGGACTTTACATCCTAAG ATATGTCAACTGGCTGATTCAAACCCAGATGCAATTTTTCTCAAAGTAAACTATGAAGAACTCAAAGCCATGTGTCATACTCTTAGAATTCATGTTTTACCCTTCTTTAGATTTTATAGGGGTGCAGAAGGCAAACTTTGTAGCTTCAGCTGTACTAATGCAACA ATCAAGAAATTCAAAGATGCATTAGGGAAGTATGGGACTGATAGGTGTAGTCTTGGTCCAGCAAAAGGACTCGATGAATCCGAGCTGTTAGCTTTAGCCTCAATTGGTCAATTATCAAGAAATCAATCCTTGGATTATTCAATAAAGGATGGATTGGAAAATTTTGTGCTATCAGGGGTGGATCTATCCAGCAATTTTGATAAAAATCTGGGGCTGAAAGAAAGCAACGAGTTGTTGATGGCCTAA